In Alteromonas sp. V450, the following proteins share a genomic window:
- a CDS encoding response regulator — MRQLIRYCLAVIWSVIVFAVPSHALALQSPAEFQQSPQSLISGLKNRIIDNDPSVDQTISDLDAYFAKYPDDNNAARFLNIKSYYFIFRQDYVLAYAFLLEAREAANASNNKLELAESFRLEGMILDLSGEHASAIEALDRALNLYAEEGSDRVLLVYSTMGNLYMSLRNYEKMLDFGNQYLVTAQRLKSQKDEGAAYFVKGYAQKAMGNFQDAKISLLLAENILSKIDYPFIGNIHNAVAELHVVEGNLNEALKRLDLAAEADRKIGFKYNQGSYLLLLVDIYKQRGDIDLAISELKANLNKDVIQNDKTVLLDVLEQLIFLSEESGNLRAALDYSKQYKDAYKQSFNEQQSQLLALNRVRLAVSEKEETIKLLEKDNQLKEQRNLTQQKQNTLQTYFIIGVICSLGLVITLLMRTRQQRKVLDHLTQDLQKATKAKSDFLARMSHEIRTPLNAIIGLTKLSQRAAENLEQQTNLRQIEGASQTLLRIINDLLDFSKIEAGKLDIESTPFNLDSLVNQTIRLHLAQADEKHIELIQHISRDVPLNLLGDPLRIQQVLSNLVSNALKFTEDGLIAVSIKSDRIDDKVQLKFEVKDTGIGLSQTQQSKLFNPFNQGDESISRRYGGTGLGLAICKQLTALMGGNIWVESQIGKGASFFFTVLVEQDPACKLVSPSKQLSSLRVLVADDISDSRDAICEALSYANIQADVAIGGEDAVTKIRAASAQNEQYDLLILDWNMPDIDGLEVAAITHQVIHKRPPKIIVLYSSESQGMREQGLQLGINSFIKKPFGTSELIDKLQEVSLNINQKSVAKDSTKIPNLSGIKILYAEDNTLNQKVTLGLLKDTHASVTVVNNGQEALAALEKDNAFDLVLMDIQMPIMDGLTAAETIRDKLKLSLPIIAMTAHAMQQDIEKSLAAGMCGHINKPIEPHLFYEVIQNALQEESSKVPGIALPHSPPNGSQPFLTLDEKTLGTIDKNQAMIQFVNDEALYAQVISDFMDLRCELDKLRDAIEKKDYTSIMRISHMYTTALRYIGAYALAELASAIELAIQNDTDVSAQHFHKHLELFHAVLVTIYNKISEHK; from the coding sequence ATGCGCCAACTTATAAGGTATTGCCTAGCGGTTATATGGAGTGTCATTGTTTTTGCAGTGCCATCGCATGCGCTCGCGCTCCAGTCACCAGCAGAGTTTCAGCAATCTCCTCAGTCGCTGATTAGTGGCTTAAAAAATCGTATTATCGACAATGATCCTTCGGTCGATCAAACCATCTCAGATTTGGACGCTTATTTTGCTAAATATCCCGACGATAACAATGCCGCACGTTTTTTAAATATTAAGTCTTACTATTTTATTTTTCGACAAGATTATGTGTTGGCTTACGCATTCCTGCTCGAAGCCAGAGAAGCGGCAAACGCAAGCAACAACAAACTCGAACTTGCCGAGTCATTCCGATTAGAAGGGATGATTTTAGATTTATCGGGCGAGCACGCTAGTGCGATTGAGGCATTAGATCGCGCGTTAAACCTCTATGCGGAAGAAGGAAGTGATCGCGTGTTGTTAGTTTATAGCACGATGGGAAATTTATATATGTCGCTTCGAAACTACGAAAAAATGCTTGATTTTGGCAATCAATATTTAGTTACTGCGCAGCGTTTGAAAAGCCAAAAGGATGAAGGAGCCGCTTACTTCGTAAAGGGGTACGCACAAAAGGCAATGGGTAATTTTCAAGACGCCAAAATTAGCTTGCTGTTGGCTGAGAATATACTAAGTAAAATTGATTATCCTTTCATCGGCAATATCCACAACGCAGTAGCCGAGCTTCATGTGGTTGAAGGGAATTTAAACGAAGCATTGAAAAGGCTAGATTTAGCCGCAGAAGCAGATAGAAAAATTGGCTTTAAGTACAACCAAGGCTCGTATTTATTGCTGCTGGTTGATATTTACAAACAGCGTGGAGATATCGACTTAGCTATTAGTGAACTAAAAGCAAATCTCAACAAAGATGTCATTCAAAATGACAAAACTGTGCTACTTGATGTATTGGAACAGCTTATTTTCCTATCAGAAGAGTCAGGTAATTTGCGTGCGGCGCTAGACTACTCTAAACAGTATAAAGATGCCTATAAACAAAGTTTCAACGAGCAGCAATCACAACTACTTGCATTAAATCGTGTTCGTCTAGCAGTGTCTGAAAAAGAGGAGACAATAAAGCTGCTAGAAAAAGATAATCAGTTGAAAGAGCAAAGAAACCTTACCCAGCAAAAACAAAATACACTTCAAACCTACTTTATTATCGGCGTAATTTGCTCATTAGGTTTGGTTATCACTCTACTTATGAGAACGCGACAGCAGCGAAAAGTACTTGACCATTTAACCCAGGATTTACAAAAAGCAACCAAGGCGAAGTCTGACTTTCTAGCCCGCATGAGTCACGAAATACGCACGCCATTGAATGCCATAATAGGCCTTACTAAATTATCGCAGCGCGCGGCAGAAAATCTAGAACAGCAAACTAACCTTCGACAAATTGAAGGAGCTTCGCAGACCCTACTCAGAATAATCAATGACTTGTTAGACTTTTCAAAGATTGAAGCGGGTAAACTCGATATTGAATCTACACCTTTCAATTTAGACTCGCTGGTGAATCAGACTATACGTCTACATTTAGCGCAAGCCGATGAAAAGCATATAGAACTTATTCAGCATATTTCAAGAGATGTGCCGTTAAACTTGCTAGGCGACCCGCTTAGGATCCAGCAAGTGCTTAGCAACTTAGTAAGCAACGCATTGAAATTTACAGAAGATGGCTTGATTGCGGTCAGTATAAAGAGCGACCGTATCGACGACAAAGTTCAATTGAAATTTGAGGTAAAAGATACCGGGATAGGATTGAGTCAAACGCAGCAGTCAAAACTGTTCAACCCTTTTAATCAAGGCGATGAGTCAATTTCAAGACGCTACGGCGGAACCGGCTTAGGGCTTGCTATATGCAAGCAATTAACTGCGCTAATGGGGGGAAATATTTGGGTAGAAAGCCAAATAGGTAAAGGCGCTAGCTTTTTCTTTACTGTACTGGTGGAACAGGATCCTGCCTGTAAACTTGTGTCTCCATCAAAACAGTTATCGTCATTGAGAGTGCTTGTAGCAGATGACATAAGCGATTCTCGAGACGCAATTTGTGAAGCGTTATCTTATGCAAACATTCAAGCTGATGTAGCCATAGGGGGTGAAGACGCCGTTACTAAAATACGTGCAGCTAGCGCACAAAACGAGCAATACGATTTGCTTATTTTAGACTGGAATATGCCAGATATAGATGGTTTAGAAGTAGCAGCAATCACCCATCAAGTGATTCATAAAAGGCCACCCAAAATCATCGTTCTGTATTCTTCTGAATCACAAGGCATGCGTGAACAAGGACTTCAATTAGGCATAAACAGTTTTATTAAAAAGCCTTTTGGAACAAGTGAGCTAATTGATAAATTACAAGAAGTGAGCTTGAACATTAATCAAAAATCTGTTGCGAAAGACAGTACAAAAATTCCAAATCTATCGGGCATAAAAATACTTTACGCAGAAGATAATACGTTGAATCAAAAAGTGACGCTGGGGTTGCTTAAAGACACTCACGCTTCAGTAACCGTTGTGAATAATGGTCAAGAAGCCCTTGCAGCACTGGAAAAAGACAACGCCTTCGACCTAGTGTTGATGGATATTCAAATGCCGATCATGGACGGCCTTACTGCGGCAGAAACAATTCGAGATAAATTAAAACTCTCGTTACCTATAATAGCAATGACCGCCCATGCCATGCAGCAAGACATTGAGAAAAGCTTAGCTGCGGGTATGTGCGGCCACATCAATAAGCCAATTGAACCTCACCTCTTTTATGAAGTGATTCAAAACGCATTACAAGAAGAATCTTCAAAAGTGCCTGGCATTGCATTACCCCACTCACCACCTAATGGTTCTCAACCCTTCCTCACTCTAGATGAAAAAACACTTGGTACAATAGATAAAAATCAAGCTATGATTCAATTTGTCAATGACGAAGCACTCTATGCACAAGTAATAAGTGACTTCATGGATTTACGGTGCGAATTAGACAAGTTGCGCGATGCCATCGAGAAAAAGGACTATACGTCAATTATGCGTATTTCTCACATGTACACGACGGCACTCAGGTACATTGGGGCATATGCGTTGGCAGAACTTGCAAGTGCTATAGAATTGGCTATTCAAAATGATACCGATGTTAGCGCTCAGCACTTCCACAAACATTTAGAACTATTTCATGCTGTTCTAGTAACGATTTACAATAAAATTTCCGAACATAAGTAA
- a CDS encoding helix-turn-helix transcriptional regulator, with amino-acid sequence MKTIEFFVNRLKHIQTQAEFNRFINVIGNTDSFLWAGMVNYRIETPSQSMVTMQGQVPEAFSYWLKNSIELRRISRANVVPQCIPKQDLEGVSNDPNFAGLLLVPYSSIGTEHGFLIFALDEQLFGGNSERLEKLGWFWSIIVPYVYEAHCRVYANEVASITKREMECISWASEGKTSWEISKILNISERTVNFHLANCIQKTGSVNRQQAIAKCLLQGHLMSA; translated from the coding sequence ATGAAAACAATTGAATTTTTTGTAAACCGTTTAAAGCACATTCAAACACAAGCAGAGTTCAATCGATTTATAAATGTGATAGGGAATACTGATTCGTTTCTCTGGGCTGGAATGGTTAATTACAGAATTGAAACGCCTTCGCAATCCATGGTGACTATGCAAGGGCAAGTGCCGGAAGCTTTCTCGTATTGGCTAAAAAATAGCATAGAGCTTCGCAGAATAAGCAGGGCAAACGTAGTACCACAATGTATTCCTAAACAAGACCTTGAGGGAGTATCAAACGACCCGAACTTTGCGGGCTTATTACTTGTGCCGTACTCCAGTATTGGCACTGAGCATGGCTTTTTAATCTTTGCACTAGATGAACAGCTATTTGGTGGAAACAGCGAGCGATTGGAGAAGTTGGGGTGGTTTTGGTCGATCATTGTACCGTACGTTTACGAGGCACATTGTCGAGTCTACGCAAACGAAGTTGCAAGTATTACAAAACGCGAAATGGAATGTATTAGTTGGGCTTCAGAGGGAAAGACATCTTGGGAAATCAGCAAAATTCTTAACATATCAGAACGTACAGTAAACTTTCACCTTGCTAACTGTATTCAAAAAACGGGCAGTGTTAATCGGCAACAGGCAATTGCCAAATGCTTACTGCAAGGTCATCTAATGTCGGCCTAG
- a CDS encoding winged helix-turn-helix domain-containing protein, with protein sequence MNSEPQSMVEVKSPVSGYQVGAFVLYLGPRMLTLRGEEISLEPKVFDVLVYLCANHNHYVSIQELHDNVWEGRIVSDAAVRRSVSKLRSILSLDTEIEQYVKSAHKRGYILDCELSILYEQTPPPIRQSASHLKVGKGNWNRKQYVAILSATLISAVLLSYILWHNADSRPPIFDIAKAPTNIIDYPGEKSHVALSKDETLLAFAGKVVSYQGFQLFVKELSTEAITQLTFDERNVVRVAFSANQEQLVYIDMTPGNSRLKQLAISPVTSSSEPEILVDNFYILSDLSIMPDGTGIVFNGMEDKTQSSQTYFYDYATAKVSELITDFSENAHDYKAELSDDGAYLAVITALNYSQEQRITVYNMENQKIVNRYYHDKHIFEMKWLDDEALLLLDEYSINVIDFGTGKKELVKLNDRKRMRSFDVLRSGDLVTLIQTNAGSLFLEVDSEDFNLSTQNIVAHNDETLEQVLFFGDANDKLYLRKKDDTYRLTVKKHTNQTENEILKTSLELKLFDVARDAREVLIALDGLLALLDVKTNAITYIEPDRQTLLFDGMLSSQTGIVFYGAKTRNGWSIKRYNANTGERKTVAGGFKSVREYSEGFVLITELGEFYTSDPGFNNISPLNQAVPLDSETLWFVRNDRLFWSEFNGKSISFANLDLIDGQKLVSSFDGSQFSTDFDIDPSGQRALLKGRKFPETQVTLLDLAR encoded by the coding sequence ATGAATTCCGAACCGCAAAGTATGGTCGAAGTTAAATCGCCTGTCTCCGGCTATCAAGTAGGTGCATTCGTTCTGTATCTCGGTCCGAGAATGCTTACTCTTAGAGGCGAGGAAATCAGCCTAGAGCCAAAGGTTTTTGATGTACTCGTCTATCTCTGCGCCAATCATAATCACTACGTGTCAATACAAGAGCTTCACGACAATGTTTGGGAAGGTCGAATTGTAAGCGACGCAGCTGTTCGTCGGTCTGTAAGCAAGTTGCGTTCAATCTTATCGCTTGATACAGAGATAGAGCAATACGTTAAGTCTGCTCACAAACGCGGCTACATTTTAGATTGCGAACTGTCTATTCTTTATGAGCAGACGCCGCCACCTATACGTCAGTCCGCCTCGCACTTGAAGGTTGGAAAAGGCAATTGGAATAGAAAGCAATATGTTGCCATTCTTAGCGCAACGCTTATTTCGGCAGTGCTTCTTTCCTACATATTGTGGCATAACGCCGATAGTAGACCGCCCATCTTCGACATAGCGAAAGCGCCAACAAATATTATTGATTACCCAGGGGAGAAATCTCACGTAGCGTTGAGTAAAGATGAGACTTTGCTTGCCTTTGCAGGAAAAGTTGTAAGCTATCAAGGGTTTCAACTTTTTGTAAAAGAGCTATCAACAGAAGCTATAACGCAACTGACATTTGATGAACGTAACGTGGTACGTGTTGCTTTCTCCGCTAACCAAGAGCAACTCGTCTATATTGATATGACGCCTGGTAATTCAAGGCTTAAGCAACTAGCTATTTCGCCTGTGACCAGTTCAAGCGAGCCCGAAATATTGGTTGACAATTTCTACATACTTTCTGACCTTTCTATCATGCCTGATGGTACAGGCATTGTGTTTAATGGCATGGAAGATAAAACACAGTCCAGCCAAACCTATTTTTACGATTATGCCACTGCCAAAGTTAGTGAACTCATTACTGACTTTAGCGAGAACGCCCATGACTATAAAGCCGAGTTGTCTGATGACGGGGCGTATTTGGCAGTAATTACCGCGCTAAATTATTCCCAGGAGCAGCGGATCACGGTCTATAACATGGAAAACCAAAAAATAGTTAATCGTTACTACCACGATAAACACATTTTTGAAATGAAGTGGTTAGACGACGAGGCCCTCCTGCTTTTGGATGAGTACAGTATTAACGTTATTGACTTTGGCACGGGAAAAAAAGAGTTAGTTAAGCTGAATGACAGAAAGCGCATGCGCTCGTTCGACGTGCTGCGTTCAGGTGATTTAGTGACTCTAATTCAAACGAATGCCGGCAGCCTATTTCTTGAAGTAGACAGCGAAGATTTTAACCTTTCGACACAAAATATTGTTGCGCATAACGATGAAACCTTGGAGCAAGTCTTATTTTTTGGTGATGCAAATGACAAACTGTACCTAAGAAAGAAAGACGATACCTATCGTTTAACCGTGAAAAAGCATACCAATCAGACAGAGAACGAAATTCTCAAAACATCGCTAGAACTCAAGTTATTCGATGTAGCTCGCGATGCTAGGGAAGTGTTAATTGCCTTAGACGGTTTACTTGCTCTGTTAGACGTAAAAACGAATGCGATAACTTACATAGAACCGGATCGTCAAACCTTACTTTTTGACGGTATGTTGTCATCACAAACGGGCATTGTGTTTTATGGAGCGAAAACTCGAAATGGTTGGTCAATTAAACGCTACAATGCCAATACGGGCGAGCGAAAAACGGTTGCTGGAGGATTCAAATCGGTCAGAGAATACTCGGAAGGCTTCGTTTTAATTACAGAGCTAGGGGAGTTCTACACCAGTGACCCGGGCTTTAACAACATTTCCCCCCTAAACCAAGCTGTCCCGCTTGATTCCGAAACACTATGGTTTGTGCGTAACGACAGGTTGTTTTGGAGCGAGTTTAATGGCAAATCTATTTCGTTCGCTAATCTTGATTTGATTGATGGGCAAAAACTCGTTTCGAGTTTTGACGGTTCTCAATTTAGCACTGACTTTGACATCGACCCCAGTGGGCAACGAGCGCTATTGAAAGGCCGAAAATTCCCTGAGACTCAAGTTACCTTGCTTGACCTAGCACGTTAG
- a CDS encoding ABC transporter permease, with amino-acid sequence MLNPMKLLFETSSAAVKAIHSHGLRSGLTTIGIAVGVAAVIAIIAILEGTSASIKGELADLGSDMVTLKPFTNTNDTMLGVTNKLSYNDYTLLKGKVSGVKDMTVSTTPFSLNRSVSIGQFSTVTQIIGTESSYQNVINVYPQAGRFISPSDDKRRRRVAFIGASVARQLQIQDEPIGKFISLGGDWFKVIGVAEKRGSLFGFDQDNYVVTPFSTAKSLFGENATSNIEIKFNPEKGSDLAVIKQKMTRLLRQRYNLADGAPNNFEFTTAEKTKAQFDNIINSVTLVAGCVVGVSLLVGGIGIMNIMLVSVTERTREIGIQKALGATPNYILSQFITEAVLLSLLGGVVGVALGYACALFASLLVPSFGDVAVPFWAILLSFGFTTFIGIIFGIAPALKASALNPIDALRFE; translated from the coding sequence ATGCTTAATCCAATGAAGCTTTTATTTGAAACATCCAGCGCGGCAGTTAAAGCAATACATTCGCATGGGTTACGCAGTGGACTAACGACGATAGGTATTGCCGTGGGTGTGGCAGCAGTAATAGCAATAATTGCTATTTTGGAGGGAACAAGCGCATCTATTAAAGGCGAGCTAGCAGATTTAGGTAGCGACATGGTGACGCTTAAACCGTTTACTAATACAAACGATACTATGCTAGGTGTGACCAATAAGTTGTCTTATAACGACTATACGTTACTTAAAGGGAAGGTTTCAGGTGTTAAAGATATGACCGTGTCAACAACACCTTTTAGTTTGAATCGTAGCGTGTCTATCGGGCAATTTAGCACAGTCACTCAAATAATAGGCACTGAAAGTAGCTATCAAAATGTGATCAATGTATATCCACAAGCAGGCCGATTTATCAGCCCAAGCGATGACAAAAGGCGACGAAGAGTTGCGTTTATTGGTGCTAGCGTGGCACGGCAACTTCAGATCCAAGATGAACCCATCGGAAAGTTTATCAGCCTTGGTGGCGACTGGTTTAAAGTGATTGGTGTTGCGGAGAAGCGAGGAAGCCTATTTGGTTTCGATCAAGATAATTATGTTGTTACGCCATTCTCCACTGCGAAGTCACTTTTTGGCGAAAACGCTACGTCGAATATTGAGATAAAATTTAACCCCGAAAAAGGCAGTGACCTCGCCGTTATTAAACAAAAAATGACTCGCCTTTTGAGACAGCGTTATAACCTAGCGGACGGCGCGCCAAATAACTTTGAGTTTACAACAGCTGAAAAAACAAAGGCGCAATTTGATAACATCATCAATTCGGTCACATTGGTAGCAGGCTGCGTCGTGGGTGTAAGTCTTTTGGTAGGGGGCATAGGGATTATGAATATTATGCTGGTGTCAGTAACCGAACGCACGAGAGAAATTGGAATACAAAAGGCATTAGGTGCAACACCGAACTACATTTTGTCTCAATTTATTACAGAAGCAGTACTTCTGTCTTTGCTAGGGGGGGTAGTAGGGGTTGCTTTGGGTTATGCATGTGCACTATTTGCGAGCCTTTTGGTGCCGTCATTCGGTGATGTTGCCGTACCGTTTTGGGCTATTCTATTGTCGTTTGGCTTTACAACTTTCATCGGCATTATTTTTGGCATTGCGCCCGCGCTCAAGGCTAGTGCTTTAAATCCAATAGATGCATTGCGATTTGAGTAA
- a CDS encoding ABC transporter ATP-binding protein, producing MNEDVIKLTDVSKRYVVGEQEFHALKSTNLTIKKNEYVAITGHSGSGKSTLLNVLGCLDEPSTGTYSLNGIDTNDCDEIALSQVRNKAIGFIFQSFNLLPKISVLDNIQLPLVYQGVARRKRLEKAYHFLEKVGLADKRCHLPNQLSGGQRQRIAIARALVTEPAILLGDEPTGNLDSETTAEIMQLFHELHREGHTLLLVTHEDEISAQCKRVLKLKDGLLIDDYYQEQKQYA from the coding sequence ATGAACGAAGATGTCATAAAACTGACTGACGTTTCCAAACGATACGTCGTTGGCGAACAAGAATTTCATGCGTTGAAATCGACGAACCTTACCATCAAAAAAAATGAGTATGTTGCAATTACAGGGCACTCCGGATCAGGTAAATCTACATTACTAAATGTGCTAGGCTGCCTGGACGAACCCTCTACGGGTACTTATTCCTTAAATGGTATAGATACAAATGATTGCGACGAAATAGCCCTTTCTCAGGTGCGCAATAAAGCCATAGGCTTTATTTTTCAAAGTTTTAATCTTTTACCGAAAATAAGTGTTCTTGACAACATACAGCTGCCGCTTGTTTATCAGGGGGTTGCTAGAAGAAAAAGGTTAGAGAAAGCCTATCATTTTTTAGAAAAGGTAGGATTGGCAGATAAACGATGCCATTTGCCAAACCAACTTTCTGGTGGCCAGAGGCAACGTATCGCTATCGCCAGGGCATTGGTAACAGAGCCCGCTATTTTACTTGGTGACGAACCTACCGGGAATTTAGACAGTGAAACAACGGCAGAAATAATGCAGCTTTTTCACGAGCTTCACAGAGAAGGCCATACGTTATTGCTTGTTACTCATGAAGATGAGATTTCGGCACAGTGTAAACGCGTTTTGAAACTCAAAGACGGTCTACTGATAGACGACTATTATCAGGAGCAAAAACAGTATGCTTAA